One part of the Lapillicoccus jejuensis genome encodes these proteins:
- a CDS encoding class I SAM-dependent methyltransferase: protein MEGTEVRKLAALEDTHWWYRERRHLLAKALDGMTPGDALDIGAAGGGNTRVLRDLGWRPAALEYGADGARVARERGLDVVRADATALPVADGSLDLVVAFDVLEHIEDDAAAVAEVRRVLRPTGTWLVAVPADPRLWSAHDEAVDHVRRYTRETLGAVLTDGGFTIDSMDSWNVLLRPVVALRRRSSSGSDLDDLHPVVNAGLRAVITAERYLPVKQLPGVSLLVSARPRP, encoded by the coding sequence ATGGAGGGCACCGAGGTCCGCAAGCTCGCCGCGCTCGAGGACACCCACTGGTGGTACCGCGAGCGCCGTCACCTGCTCGCGAAGGCGCTGGACGGGATGACCCCGGGCGACGCCCTCGACATCGGCGCCGCCGGCGGCGGCAACACCCGCGTCCTGCGCGACCTCGGCTGGCGGCCCGCCGCCCTGGAGTACGGCGCCGACGGCGCGAGGGTCGCCCGGGAGCGCGGGCTCGACGTGGTGCGGGCCGACGCGACCGCCCTGCCGGTCGCCGACGGCAGCCTGGACCTCGTCGTCGCCTTCGACGTCCTCGAGCACATCGAGGACGACGCCGCCGCGGTCGCCGAGGTGCGCCGTGTCCTGCGGCCGACGGGCACCTGGCTCGTCGCCGTCCCCGCCGACCCGCGGCTGTGGTCCGCGCACGACGAGGCCGTCGACCACGTGCGCCGCTACACCCGCGAGACCCTCGGCGCGGTGCTCACCGACGGCGGCTTCACCATCGACTCGATGGACAGCTGGAACGTCCTGCTGCGCCCTGTCGTCGCGCTGCGCCGGCGCTCCAGCAGCGGCAGCGACCTCGACGACCTGCACCCCGTCGTCAACGCCGGCCTGCGCGCCGTCATCACCGCCGAGCGCTACCTGCCGGTCAAGCAGTTGCCCGGGGTGAGCCTGCTCGTCAGCGCCCGGCCGCGTCCCTGA